In the Flavisolibacter tropicus genome, one interval contains:
- a CDS encoding efflux transporter outer membrane subunit, whose amino-acid sequence MEVKHLYRYLFFSVFVLLSGCMVGKKYSQPTAPTGITYRDTTATDTSSLVKWFDLYQDTALQTIIRTTIYNNRDLLTASARIEEARVQSAIIKANLYPQLNYSASAGGGHAGSEAQKVPGGIEGGLLNLFAVLDWELDIWGKLRHSSRSAVAQFLSEVQNRNALQASLVAEAASEYFLLRDLDNRLLIAQQTLSGRKENTRIISDRFSKGYVAEVDKLQAIQQEYIVAATIPSLKRQIVIIENSLRLLMGLGPGSVSRGLSNFDQTVSPDIPIGIPSLLLERRPDIMAAEKSMQAQFELVGVAKANRLPTISLTGILGFASPELSSFINSKGAVANGFADITGPVFNFGQRKNAVIAQEQRFEQNYQQYQKIVLAAFGDVDNALTSYRTYSEEHSLRREQVEAAQKALTLANARYDNGYTSYVEVILMQDNLFDAQFEESQALRGKLTAIVQLYKSLGGGW is encoded by the coding sequence ATGGAAGTAAAACATTTATATCGTTACCTGTTTTTCAGTGTATTTGTTTTACTATCAGGCTGTATGGTAGGAAAAAAGTATTCCCAACCTACAGCTCCCACGGGTATTACTTACAGAGATACAACAGCAACCGATACCTCATCATTGGTAAAGTGGTTTGACTTGTACCAGGATACGGCATTACAAACTATTATCAGAACCACAATCTATAATAACCGAGATTTGCTTACCGCATCTGCAAGAATTGAAGAGGCGCGTGTGCAATCGGCAATTATCAAAGCAAACCTTTACCCACAACTTAATTATTCAGCATCTGCAGGTGGCGGCCATGCCGGCAGTGAAGCGCAAAAAGTGCCGGGTGGCATTGAAGGTGGGTTATTAAATTTATTCGCTGTATTGGATTGGGAATTGGATATATGGGGAAAGTTAAGGCACAGCAGTAGGTCGGCTGTAGCACAATTTCTATCCGAAGTTCAAAACCGGAATGCATTACAGGCAAGCCTAGTTGCGGAAGCAGCCTCTGAATATTTTTTATTGAGAGATCTTGATAACCGGCTTCTAATTGCTCAACAAACATTGTCAGGCAGAAAAGAAAACACCCGAATTATTTCGGACCGGTTTAGCAAAGGATATGTTGCTGAAGTAGATAAACTGCAAGCTATACAACAGGAGTATATTGTAGCAGCAACCATACCTTCATTGAAGAGGCAAATTGTAATTATAGAAAATTCTCTTCGACTTTTAATGGGTTTAGGTCCGGGTAGTGTATCAAGGGGGTTAAGCAACTTTGATCAAACTGTTTCACCTGATATTCCTATTGGTATTCCCTCATTATTGTTGGAAAGAAGGCCAGATATTATGGCTGCAGAAAAATCGATGCAAGCGCAATTTGAACTGGTTGGTGTTGCAAAGGCAAACCGGCTTCCAACCATTAGCCTTACAGGAATACTTGGGTTTGCCAGCCCGGAGTTAAGTTCATTCATTAATAGTAAGGGGGCAGTTGCTAATGGTTTTGCAGATATTACCGGGCCTGTTTTTAATTTTGGACAGCGAAAAAATGCGGTAATAGCACAAGAGCAACGGTTTGAACAAAATTACCAACAATACCAGAAAATAGTATTGGCTGCATTTGGAGATGTAGACAATGCACTTACCTCATATAGAACTTATTCAGAAGAGCATAGCTTGCGTAGAGAACAGGTAGAAGCAGCACAGAAGGCGCTGACACTAGCAAATGCGCGGTATGACAATGGTTACACTTCTTATGTTGAAGTAATATTAATGCAAGACAATCTCTTTGATGCTCAATTTGAAGAGTCTCAGGCTTTGCGAGGCAAGCTTACAGCCATTGTACAACTCTATAAATCATTAGGTGGAGGTTGGTAA
- a CDS encoding efflux RND transporter permease subunit: MSEFFIRRPIFAMVLSIFMVLLGLMALRGIPVSQYPEITPPMVQVNASYTGANSVNMEQTVATPIEQQVNGVERMLYMRSVNANDGTTRLEVSFEVGTNLDNANMLTQNRVSQASPFLPPEVTALGVTTKKSLTFPLMLVSLSSPNSTYDSKFLNNYGFINVVDELKRINGVGDVFVFGGSEYAMRVWVKPDLLSKYNLTVQQVISALKAQNVISPGGSFGGEPAAPGTQNTFTTLLQSRLITEQQFANIILKSNAGGALVRMSDVARIELGTENYTMNSRINGSSASTIAIYQIPGSNALAVAQAVRSKMEELQNRFPPDMKMDFSLDTTTAVTAGIDEIMHTLIEAVILVILVVFLFLQDWRATLIPLLTVPVSLIGTFIVFPLLGFSVNVLSLLGLVLAIGLVVDDAIVVVEAVMHNIEHGMAPREATSQAMKEVGGPVVAIAIILSAVFVPMAFTGGITGRLYQQFALTIAISVCFSALNALTLSPALAALLLKPKKEQRGILARFFAGFNRMFDRFTNGYVSVANFFARKLMISLLILGGIIALTVVLGKKIPSGFVPEEDQGYFIISTLLPDAASLERTDKVTQKVESILKSIPEIALYTTVNGNNLLNNTVAPNAATFFITLTPWDDRHKTALDVVREVNALCMKKVSEATVIAVGPPPILGLGNGAGFTMMLQDRAGNTPQYLAEQSQRFIAAASQRPEIGRIYTLFRANVPQKSIQIDREKVDKLGLDLAQVNSTISSLLGGSFVNNFNQFGRQYKTYVMADADFRMRTEDLQQFYVTNASGETIPIGTIAQISDTSGPQYTNHFNIYRAAEINGVPAAGYSSDQALKALKEVAKEVLPADMSYQWSNMSYQEEAAAGTGGRAFLLALLFVFLILAAQYESWKLPFSVLLGTPWAVMGAYLGLAIAGIFSLSYVNNVFAQIGLVMLIGLNAKNAILIVEFAKMKRDAGEDTLPASLDAARLRFRPILMTSLAFILGVVPLLTATGAGAEGRKVMGMAVFAGMLAATIIGVLLIPAFYVLIEGKKKKVPTKNDTASTSTEHA; encoded by the coding sequence ATGAGTGAGTTTTTTATAAGACGACCAATTTTTGCGATGGTATTATCCATATTCATGGTGCTTCTGGGCCTTATGGCCCTGCGCGGTATTCCGGTATCACAATACCCTGAGATCACCCCGCCAATGGTACAGGTTAACGCCTCCTATACGGGTGCTAACTCCGTTAACATGGAACAAACAGTAGCTACACCCATTGAACAACAAGTGAATGGAGTAGAGCGCATGCTCTATATGCGTTCTGTAAATGCTAATGATGGAACTACCCGACTGGAAGTCTCTTTTGAAGTAGGTACGAACCTTGATAATGCCAACATGCTGACTCAAAACCGTGTATCACAGGCATCGCCCTTTCTTCCACCAGAGGTAACTGCACTGGGTGTGACCACAAAGAAGTCGCTCACATTTCCGCTAATGTTGGTTTCACTTTCCTCTCCTAACAGTACCTATGATTCCAAATTCCTGAACAACTATGGATTTATAAACGTTGTGGACGAACTCAAACGTATCAATGGTGTTGGCGATGTGTTTGTATTTGGCGGATCAGAATATGCCATGCGCGTGTGGGTGAAACCAGATCTTCTTTCAAAATATAATCTTACTGTACAGCAAGTGATCAGTGCATTAAAGGCTCAAAACGTGATAAGCCCGGGCGGAAGTTTTGGAGGTGAACCAGCAGCCCCTGGAACGCAAAATACATTTACAACCCTTTTACAATCGCGTCTTATTACTGAGCAGCAGTTTGCTAATATCATCCTCAAATCGAACGCTGGAGGCGCCTTAGTGCGGATGAGTGATGTTGCCCGTATTGAACTTGGAACTGAGAACTACACCATGAACAGCCGTATCAATGGCTCAAGTGCATCTACTATTGCCATTTACCAGATCCCCGGGTCCAATGCGCTTGCCGTTGCCCAAGCGGTTCGATCTAAAATGGAAGAGTTGCAAAACCGTTTCCCGCCTGATATGAAGATGGATTTTTCACTCGATACCACAACGGCGGTAACAGCTGGTATTGATGAAATCATGCATACCCTCATAGAAGCAGTGATCTTAGTGATCCTGGTGGTATTCCTCTTCCTGCAAGACTGGAGGGCTACGTTAATTCCGTTACTCACTGTTCCTGTTTCGCTCATCGGTACTTTTATTGTATTTCCACTGCTTGGGTTTTCTGTGAATGTGCTTTCGTTACTTGGGCTCGTTCTTGCTATTGGCCTAGTGGTTGACGATGCCATTGTGGTTGTAGAAGCGGTTATGCATAACATTGAGCACGGAATGGCGCCACGGGAGGCAACAAGCCAAGCCATGAAAGAAGTAGGAGGACCGGTTGTCGCCATCGCTATAATACTTTCGGCCGTATTTGTTCCTATGGCGTTCACGGGAGGCATTACAGGAAGATTGTACCAGCAGTTTGCGCTTACCATTGCAATATCCGTGTGTTTCTCTGCATTGAATGCGCTTACCTTAAGTCCTGCGCTTGCCGCCTTGTTACTAAAGCCCAAAAAAGAACAGAGAGGAATTCTTGCGCGTTTTTTTGCGGGGTTCAACCGAATGTTCGACCGCTTTACAAATGGTTATGTGAGTGTGGCCAACTTCTTTGCCCGCAAACTAATGATCTCGCTTTTGATCCTTGGCGGTATCATTGCCTTGACTGTAGTTTTAGGAAAAAAGATTCCATCTGGTTTTGTGCCCGAGGAAGACCAGGGATACTTTATCATAAGCACTTTACTGCCTGATGCTGCTTCCCTGGAGCGCACTGATAAAGTAACTCAAAAGGTAGAGAGCATCCTTAAAAGCATTCCGGAAATAGCGTTATATACTACAGTAAACGGTAATAATCTTTTGAACAATACGGTAGCGCCTAATGCAGCCACATTTTTCATCACCTTAACCCCTTGGGATGACCGGCATAAAACAGCTTTGGATGTTGTCAGAGAGGTCAATGCGCTGTGCATGAAAAAGGTTTCTGAAGCCACTGTTATCGCAGTGGGGCCACCACCGATTTTGGGATTGGGAAATGGTGCCGGCTTTACAATGATGCTTCAGGACCGTGCAGGAAATACACCTCAGTATCTAGCAGAGCAGTCGCAACGGTTTATAGCAGCCGCCAGCCAGCGTCCTGAGATCGGCAGGATATACACGCTGTTCCGTGCCAATGTGCCACAGAAAAGTATCCAGATAGACCGGGAGAAGGTCGATAAACTTGGATTGGACCTTGCTCAAGTGAACAGCACAATCTCGTCCCTGCTTGGAGGATCATTTGTCAACAACTTTAACCAATTTGGTCGCCAATACAAAACCTATGTCATGGCGGATGCGGATTTCCGTATGCGGACAGAGGATCTTCAGCAATTTTATGTTACAAATGCAAGTGGGGAAACAATTCCTATAGGAACAATTGCTCAAATTTCAGATACCTCCGGACCGCAATATACCAATCACTTCAACATCTACCGCGCTGCTGAAATCAATGGTGTGCCTGCTGCGGGGTATAGTTCTGACCAAGCCCTGAAGGCCCTGAAAGAAGTGGCTAAAGAAGTATTGCCTGCTGATATGAGTTACCAGTGGAGCAATATGTCTTACCAAGAAGAAGCGGCAGCAGGTACTGGGGGCAGGGCCTTCCTGTTGGCACTTTTATTTGTGTTCCTCATTCTTGCTGCGCAGTACGAAAGCTGGAAACTTCCTTTCAGTGTGCTGTTGGGAACACCATGGGCTGTTATGGGGGCCTACCTTGGACTGGCAATTGCCGGCATTTTTTCACTTAGTTATGTGAACAACGTATTTGCTCAAATCGGGTTGGTAATGCTCATTGGGTTGAATGCAAAGAATGCGATTTTGATCGTGGAATTTGCCAAGATGAAAAGGGATGCAGGAGAAGACACCTTGCCAGCATCGCTAGATGCAGCCAGACTTCGTTTCCGGCCGATCCTAATGACATCGCTGGCCTTTATACTTGGTGTGGTGCCGTTGCTTACAGCAACTGGTGCAGGAGCGGAAGGGCGAAAAGTAATGGGTATGGCAGTATTTGCAGGCATGCTAGCTGCAACCATTATAGGTGTATTGCTTATTCCGGCATTCTATGTCTTAATTGAAGGAAAAAAGAAAAAAGTGCCCACGAAAAATGACACTGCATCTACTTCAACAGAACATGCATAA
- a CDS encoding ABC transporter substrate-binding protein, which yields MHTKAVMPVYTDQLNRTVTLPATPKRIISLVPSQTELLYDLELKEQVVGITKFCIHPKEWFRTKTRIGGTKTLHLDKIRELHPDLIIANKEENVQEQIEALAKEFPVWISDVNNLPEALEMIEQIGLITNKKERAEDLSKRIESAFFNFKPQTSNLKLNTCYLIWKDPYMTVGGDTFIHNILSLAGLENIYGSKQRYPEITIAELQTLNCDLLLLSSEPYPFKQKHIEELQAQLPHTKILLVDGEAFSWYGSRLLHTPAHLQQLQEEIASLI from the coding sequence TTGCATACAAAAGCAGTAATGCCTGTTTATACTGACCAACTTAATAGAACTGTTACTTTGCCAGCTACACCAAAGCGTATTATCTCGCTGGTACCTTCCCAAACAGAACTGTTGTATGACTTAGAATTAAAAGAACAGGTTGTAGGCATTACTAAGTTTTGTATCCATCCTAAAGAATGGTTCCGCACCAAAACCCGCATTGGCGGCACTAAAACTTTACACCTGGATAAGATACGAGAACTCCATCCTGACTTAATTATTGCTAATAAAGAGGAAAACGTACAAGAACAAATTGAAGCCTTAGCAAAAGAGTTCCCTGTATGGATAAGCGATGTAAATAACCTTCCAGAGGCACTAGAAATGATTGAACAAATTGGCTTGATTACCAATAAAAAAGAACGTGCAGAAGATCTATCTAAACGAATCGAAAGTGCCTTTTTCAATTTCAAACCCCAAACCTCAAACCTCAAATTAAATACCTGCTACCTGATTTGGAAAGACCCTTACATGACGGTAGGAGGCGACACCTTTATACATAACATTTTATCACTTGCAGGTCTGGAGAATATCTATGGTTCAAAACAACGTTATCCAGAAATCACAATTGCAGAACTTCAGACTTTAAACTGCGACCTCCTTCTTCTTTCCTCAGAGCCCTATCCTTTTAAGCAAAAGCATATTGAAGAGTTACAGGCTCAATTGCCCCATACCAAAATCCTGCTGGTAGATGGGGAAGCCTTTAGCTGGTATGGAAGCAGACTTCTGCACACACCAGCCCATCTTCAGCAATTGCAAGAAGAGATTGCCTCACTTATATAG
- the fsa gene encoding fructose-6-phosphate aldolase, whose product MKFFIDTANLEQIKEAHALGILDGVTTNPSLMAKEGIKGEEAIANHYKTICEMVDGDISAEVLSTKYEDIIEEGKKLAAIHPNIVVKVPMIKDGVKAIKYFTDNGIRTNCTLVFSAGQAILAAKAGAAYVSPFIGRIDDSGWDGMLLIEQIATIFTVQGYKTEILAASIRNANHIVRAAELGADVCTCPLDSILGLLKHPLTDIGLAKFLEDAKKM is encoded by the coding sequence ATGAAATTTTTTATCGATACAGCGAACTTAGAGCAGATTAAAGAAGCTCATGCACTAGGTATTTTGGATGGGGTTACTACCAATCCTTCGCTGATGGCCAAAGAAGGTATCAAAGGTGAAGAAGCTATTGCAAACCACTACAAGACCATTTGCGAAATGGTTGATGGTGATATCAGCGCAGAAGTATTATCTACTAAGTACGAGGATATCATTGAAGAAGGGAAGAAACTAGCCGCTATTCACCCCAATATTGTGGTGAAAGTGCCAATGATCAAAGATGGTGTAAAAGCTATCAAGTATTTTACAGATAACGGTATCCGTACCAACTGTACATTGGTATTCTCTGCAGGTCAAGCAATTTTAGCAGCTAAAGCTGGTGCTGCTTATGTTTCTCCATTTATTGGCCGTATCGATGACAGCGGTTGGGATGGTATGCTGTTGATAGAGCAGATTGCTACTATCTTCACTGTTCAGGGTTATAAAACAGAGATCCTGGCTGCTTCTATCCGTAATGCTAATCACATTGTACGTGCTGCAGAGCTAGGTGCTGATGTTTGTACTTGTCCGTTAGACTCTATTCTGGGTCTGTTAAAGCATCCTTTAACAGATATTGGCTTGGCCAAATTCCTGGAAGATGCTAAGAAAATGTAA
- a CDS encoding outer membrane beta-barrel protein — MQFLDNDSSDWVRKAAEDYPVKPIGMDWDAVSKQLNEEEPVKRIAGYALLRYAAMIISFMLLSLVLNKYLRLDFDKRYAGAPVNNNQPKTTNDAVAHEIGTNNKNSGPSVNIGNDGRKWSVPSVVNDQGNVAVNNGVVSEQFTDLDKKTVSAIGANEVFGAGLDYKKAFALSTSQIDLLSNNKLVKENPAIESSPEAQPNKKGMARRGVFYAGMLMGPDFSTVKMQKSNGLGYNFGILLGYKISPKWQLESGVLINHKTYYSDGEYFNIEKSYLPQHTLISKVDGYCNMFEIPVNIRYNISQKNQSSWFATAGISSYLMNKEDYNITYSRYNVEYTGNKVYYNGANNWLTAVNASVGFEKAVNQKLHLRIEPYLRLPLKGMGTGRLPISSGGLNLGASYPIK; from the coding sequence ATGCAATTTTTAGACAACGATAGTAGCGATTGGGTGCGTAAGGCTGCCGAGGACTATCCCGTAAAACCAATTGGGATGGATTGGGATGCCGTTTCCAAGCAGCTTAACGAGGAAGAGCCGGTAAAAAGGATTGCCGGTTATGCACTGCTTCGTTATGCGGCTATGATCATCTCTTTTATGCTGCTTAGTTTGGTATTAAATAAATACCTGCGTTTGGATTTTGATAAACGCTATGCAGGTGCTCCAGTTAATAATAATCAGCCAAAAACAACCAATGATGCGGTTGCTCATGAGATAGGTACTAATAATAAAAATAGCGGGCCATCGGTAAATATTGGAAATGATGGTCGTAAATGGTCTGTTCCTAGTGTAGTAAATGATCAGGGAAATGTAGCAGTTAATAATGGTGTTGTATCAGAACAATTTACTGATTTAGATAAAAAGACCGTTTCTGCTATTGGAGCCAATGAAGTTTTCGGTGCAGGTTTAGATTATAAGAAAGCCTTTGCTTTATCAACGTCACAAATTGACTTATTAAGCAATAATAAATTGGTAAAAGAAAATCCTGCGATTGAATCTTCCCCTGAGGCGCAACCGAATAAAAAAGGTATGGCAAGGAGGGGCGTGTTCTATGCCGGCATGCTGATGGGACCAGATTTTAGCACTGTAAAGATGCAAAAGTCGAATGGGCTTGGTTATAATTTTGGTATTCTTTTAGGCTATAAGATATCACCAAAATGGCAGTTGGAAAGTGGCGTTTTGATTAACCACAAAACTTACTATTCTGATGGCGAATATTTTAATATTGAAAAATCTTACCTGCCACAACATACCTTAATTTCTAAGGTAGATGGTTACTGTAATATGTTTGAGATTCCTGTAAACATCCGATATAATATCTCTCAAAAGAACCAGTCGAGTTGGTTTGCAACAGCTGGTATTTCATCTTACCTCATGAACAAAGAAGATTACAATATTACCTATTCACGTTATAATGTGGAGTATACAGGTAATAAGGTTTATTATAATGGAGCCAATAACTGGTTGACAGCTGTTAATGCCAGTGTTGGCTTTGAAAAGGCGGTCAACCAAAAATTACACTTACGTATTGAGCCTTATTTAAGATTGCCTTTGAAAGGAATGGGAACTGGAAGGCTTCCAATCAGTAGTGGTGGTTTAAACCTGGGCGCTAGTTATCCTATAAAATAA
- a CDS encoding pyridoxal-phosphate dependent enzyme: MNVKNNILETIGNTPLIRLNKIVKDLPCEVYAKVEYFNPGNSTKDRMALKMVEVAEKEGKLKPGGTIIECTSGNTGMGLAMAAVVKGYKCIFTTTDKQSQSKVDILRALGAEVIVCPTNVEPEDPRSYYSVASRLNKEIPNSFHFNQYDNLANRLAHYETTGPELWEQTDGKITHFVATAGTGGTVTGTAQFLKEKNPNIQVWAIDVEGSLLTKYFRTGEVDMNEVHPYISEGFGEDFVPGNYDMSVIDYFEQVSDKDGAVVARRLAREEALFCGYSSGSALQGLFQLKDKLKKNDVVVVLLCDHGSRYVAKVYNDQWMAERGFFDVKTFKDVVNARGKQRLITLEPTQSVAEAVELMKKYDIEHIPVIKDSELVGSISESGLFQRVFHNPDIKTERVDRVMDAAFPIVGLDTPVEKIGTLINKENGAVLAKDESGNFHIVTKYDVLQALA, translated from the coding sequence ATGAATGTAAAAAATAACATACTTGAAACCATTGGCAACACGCCGCTGATCCGACTGAACAAGATCGTAAAAGACCTACCCTGCGAGGTTTACGCTAAAGTTGAATACTTCAACCCAGGTAACTCTACCAAAGACCGTATGGCTCTGAAAATGGTAGAGGTGGCCGAAAAAGAAGGCAAACTCAAACCCGGCGGAACTATTATTGAGTGCACCTCTGGTAATACTGGTATGGGCTTAGCTATGGCGGCTGTTGTAAAAGGCTACAAATGTATTTTTACCACTACCGATAAGCAATCCCAATCCAAAGTTGATATCTTAAGAGCCTTAGGTGCTGAGGTGATCGTATGCCCTACTAACGTAGAGCCAGAAGATCCAAGAAGTTATTATTCAGTGGCATCCCGCCTGAACAAAGAAATTCCTAACTCTTTCCATTTTAACCAATATGACAACCTGGCCAACCGCTTGGCGCACTATGAAACTACTGGACCTGAGCTTTGGGAACAAACTGATGGAAAAATCACGCATTTTGTTGCTACAGCAGGTACAGGTGGTACAGTTACAGGTACAGCTCAATTCCTGAAAGAAAAGAACCCCAATATTCAGGTATGGGCAATTGATGTGGAAGGCTCACTGTTAACAAAATACTTCCGCACTGGCGAAGTCGACATGAACGAAGTACACCCTTACATCTCAGAAGGTTTTGGTGAAGACTTTGTTCCTGGCAACTACGACATGAGCGTTATCGACTACTTTGAACAAGTATCCGATAAAGATGGTGCTGTTGTAGCCCGTCGCCTGGCTCGCGAAGAAGCTTTATTCTGTGGCTATAGCTCAGGTAGTGCCTTACAGGGGCTTTTCCAGTTAAAGGACAAATTGAAGAAGAATGATGTGGTAGTAGTATTGCTTTGCGACCACGGTAGCCGCTATGTTGCCAAGGTTTATAATGACCAGTGGATGGCTGAGCGTGGCTTCTTTGATGTAAAAACATTTAAAGATGTGGTTAATGCCAGAGGCAAGCAACGTTTGATCACTTTAGAACCTACACAATCAGTAGCAGAGGCTGTTGAGCTGATGAAGAAATACGACATCGAGCATATTCCAGTAATTAAAGATAGTGAACTGGTTGGCTCTATCTCTGAAAGCGGTTTATTCCAACGGGTATTCCATAATCCAGATATTAAAACAGAAAGAGTAGACCGTGTAATGGATGCAGCTTTCCCTATAGTAGGTTTAGATACCCCTGTTGAAAAAATAGGCACTCTTATAAATAAAGAGAACGGTGCTGTTTTGGCTAAAGACGAGAGTGGCAATTTCCATATTGTTACCAAATACGACGTATTACAAGCCTTAGCATAA
- a CDS encoding OB-fold protein: protein MSKKTIFLIVIIVCLIVAGWAYYLYQKPRAGVKGVDADYTIAAGSLYQAFVANEDSANKIYVDKVIQVEGKVQQVETTQEGANVILASNVPDGGINCTFSTKNELPKVGDQVVIKGRCTGFLMDVSLVDAEIEKN, encoded by the coding sequence ATGAGTAAAAAGACCATCTTTTTAATAGTAATCATTGTATGTCTTATTGTGGCGGGTTGGGCATATTACCTATATCAAAAGCCACGGGCTGGAGTTAAAGGAGTAGATGCAGACTATACTATAGCAGCCGGGAGCCTTTACCAGGCATTTGTAGCCAATGAAGACTCCGCCAATAAGATTTATGTTGACAAGGTGATACAAGTGGAAGGTAAAGTGCAGCAAGTAGAAACCACTCAAGAAGGCGCTAATGTGATCTTAGCTTCTAATGTTCCTGATGGTGGTATTAACTGTACATTTTCAACTAAAAATGAATTGCCTAAAGTGGGAGACCAGGTAGTTATTAAAGGGCGTTGTACCGGCTTTTTAATGGATGTAAGCCTGGTGGATGCTGAAATAGAAAAGAACTAA
- a CDS encoding RNA polymerase sigma factor, with the protein MHAILEGCIRNDQKCQKVLYERYYGYAFKIVFRYIYRYEKVPDIVNDGFVKLFKGLKTFNKWESTNLEASFLSWLKRIVINTAIDELRRNNLMPEIGNIDETIWEHTTDQASADHLLRYKELISEVKKLPPAYRTVFNMYVIDGYDHQEIAAHLGISVGTSKSNLFKAKAYLQKLLTKEAQQQTGHAIFRQR; encoded by the coding sequence ATGCACGCCATATTAGAGGGATGTATCCGTAATGATCAAAAGTGTCAAAAGGTACTTTATGAGCGTTACTATGGCTATGCCTTTAAGATTGTGTTTCGATATATCTACCGTTATGAAAAGGTGCCGGATATTGTGAACGACGGGTTTGTAAAGCTGTTTAAAGGCTTAAAAACCTTTAATAAATGGGAGAGTACCAACCTGGAAGCCAGTTTTTTAAGCTGGTTAAAGCGAATCGTTATTAATACGGCGATTGATGAACTAAGAAGAAATAACCTAATGCCTGAAATTGGGAATATTGACGAGACCATATGGGAACATACTACAGACCAGGCTTCTGCTGATCATTTGCTTCGCTATAAGGAACTCATTTCTGAGGTCAAAAAATTGCCACCTGCTTATCGGACTGTGTTTAACATGTATGTGATAGATGGGTATGATCATCAGGAGATAGCGGCACACTTAGGCATTTCCGTTGGAACCTCTAAATCAAACCTATTTAAAGCAAAGGCTTATTTACAAAAACTGTTGACCAAAGAAGCTCAACAACAAACTGGACATGCAATTTTTAGACAACGATAG